A region of Vitis riparia cultivar Riparia Gloire de Montpellier isolate 1030 chromosome 12, EGFV_Vit.rip_1.0, whole genome shotgun sequence DNA encodes the following proteins:
- the LOC117926958 gene encoding magnesium transporter MRS2-4 isoform X2 has protein sequence MGKGPFSFRRTSSRRRLKKAPEGPSPPAPPPPMMIEASLSPNNQTANTSIAAASGSGGGAGGKAKKKTGGARLWMRFDRCGQSELLECDKSTIIRRAAIPARDLRILGPVFSHSSNILAREKAMVVNLEFIKAIVTAEEVLLLDPLRQEVLPFVDQLRQQLPHKSPFRMHGASPLDTQENEMQFSTGGQWLPVPDSEGLQNELPFEFQVLEIALEVVCTYLDTNVAELERDAYPVLDELARNVSTKNLEHVRSLKSNLTRLLARVQKVRDELEHLLDDNEDMADLYLTRKWIQNQQNEALLGAAVSNSLITPAPYLPRLSSHRSVSLATSNFVDDDDVEDLEMLLEAYFMQLDGTRNKILSVREYIDDTEDYVNIQLDNQRNELIQLQLTLTIASFAIAVETLIAGLFGYARWKKLLGS, from the exons GGGGCCGTTCTCATTTCGCCGGACCTCCAGTCGCCGCCGCCTCAAGAAGGCGCCAGAGGGCCCCTCTCCCCCGGCGCCTCCGCCTCCGATGATGATCGAGGCATCCTTGTCGCCCAATAATCAGACCGCGAACACCTCGATCGCGGCCGCGTCTGGCAGTGGTGGTGGAGCAGGGGGAAAGGCGAAAAAGAAGACCGGTGGAGCAAGGTTGTGGATGCGGTTCGACCGGTGCGGGCAGTCGGAGTTGCTGGAATGTGATAAGAGCACGATCATCAGGCGGGCGGCGATTCCGGCAAGGGATTTGAGAATTCTCGGCCCTGTCTTCTCTCATTCCTCTAATATTCTTG CTAGGGAAAAGGCCATGGTTGTCAATCTAGAGTTCATAAAGGCTATAGTTACAGCTGAAGAAGTGTTGTTGCTAGATCCTCTTCGACAGGAGGTTCTTCCATTTGTGGATCAGCTAAGACAACAACTTCCTCATAAAAGCCCATTTAGAATGCATGGGGCAAGCCCTCTGGATACACAAGAGAATGAAATGCAGTTTTCGACGGGTGGTCAATGGTTACCTGTTCCTGACTCTGAAGGGTTGCAGAATGAGCTTCCGTTTGAGTTTCAGGTTCTGGAGATTGCATTAGAGGTTGTCTGTACATATCTTGACACCAATGTGGCAGAACTGGAGAGAGATGCTTACCCTGTCCTGGATGAGCTGGCCAGGAACGTTAGCACCAAGAATCTTGAACATGTCCGGAGTTTAAAAAGCAATCTTACACGCCTTCTCGCCCGAGTGCAAAAG GTGAGGGATGAACTTGAACACCTTTTAGATGACAATGAGGACATGGCAGATTTATACTTAACAAGGAAGTGGATCCAGAATCAGCAAAATGAGGCTTTGTTGGGAGCTGCAGTATCCAATAGTCTCATCACTCCGGCACCCTATCTTCCAAGACTCAGTTCTCACAGGAGTGTGAGTTTGGCAACTAGCAACTTtgtggatgatgatgatgtggAGGATCTGGAGATGTTGCTTGAGGCATACTTCATGCAGCTGGACGGGACTCGTAACAAGATATTGTCT GTTCGGGAGTATATTGATGATACAGAAGACTATGTTAACATCCAACTGGACAACCAGCGAAACGAACTCATTCAACTCCAATTGACCTTGACCATTGCATCATTTGCTATAGCCGTTGAAACTCTGATTGCTGGGTTATTTG GGTACGCCAGATGGAAGAAGCTGCTGGGTTCATGA
- the LOC117925901 gene encoding mitogen-activated protein kinase kinase kinase 17-like, which produces MEHMITKGILVGVGSSGKVHMAFSNGRLLALKSSCSSSYSSLQKEEEILHSLGHCPDIVDCFGGYSTQEGNGVLVYNLVLEYAPVGSLESLMIRRKSGLLESEVQRFTRMIVRGLRDVHKEGFVHCDLKVDNILVFHSENGGHKVKIADFGHAKRSGREEFSGALGSQHTSDDTPPECSGNGENEAPKDIWSLGCMVVEMFTGKPAWMNCKDVNELAVRIVSWRQVPKVLGNISEDAKDFLRRCLEKDPTERWTAERLLSHPFIAQVPASEVPASQ; this is translated from the coding sequence ATGGAACATATGATAACCAAGGGAATTCTTGTTGGCGTGGGAAGTTCCGGCAAGGTGCACATGGCATTCTCCAATGGCCGCCTACTAGCTCTGAAATCTTCgtgttcttcttcttattcttcaCTTCAAAAGGAGGAAGAGATTCTTCATAGCCTTGGACACTGCCCAGATATTGTTGACTGCTTTGGAGGTTACTCAACCCAGGAAGGCAATGGGGTTTTGGTCTATAATTTAGTTCTTGAGTATGCACCCGTAGGAAGTCTTGAAAGTTTGATGATACGGAGGAAGAGCGGATTGCTGGAGAGTGAAGTTCAGCGTTTTACGAGAATGATTGTTAGGGGTCTCCGTGATGTCCACAAGGAAGGCTTCGTCCACTGTGACCTGAAGGTCGATAACATACTCGTGTTTCATTCTGAAAATGGCGGGCATAAAGTTAAGATCGCTGATTTTGGACACGCTAAGAGGTCTGGAAGGGAGGAGTTCAGTGGGGCGCTGGGCTCCCAGCATACTTCAGATGACACCCCGCCGGAATGTAGTGGAAACGGAGAAAACGAGGCACCTAAGGATATATGGTCTCTTGGGTGCATGGTGGTCGAGATGTTTACTGGGAAACCAGCTTGGATGAATTGCAAGGATGTAAATGAGTTGGCTGTCCGTATAGTTTCTTGGAGGCAAGTGCCTAAAGTACTCGGAAATATATCAGAAGACGCCAAGGATTTTCTGAGAAGGTGTCTGGAGAAGGATCCAACAGAGAGATGGACGGCTGAAAGGCTGTTGAGTCATCCCTTTATCGCCCAAGTTCCGGCTTCAGAAGTTCCGGCAAGTCAATAA
- the LOC117925902 gene encoding mitogen-activated protein kinase kinase kinase 17-like gives MENIMVKGRLLGMGNFAHVHLAYCRPFGGQFAVKSVNSSLSSSLLMEETILRRLRCSPDVVYCFGGYSTQEANGDSAYNLVLEYAAGGSLGRLMFSRTSGSPESEVQWYTRMIVRGLHAVHREGFVHCDLKLSNMLLFPTEDGRWRVKIADFGLSKRFGREEFCRPLTFRGTANYMSPESIVYSENEAPLDIWCLGCMVIEMFTGKPTWENCQDENDLILHIVFWRQVPLIPENISEEAKDFLKKCLARDPSQRWTAEMLLTHPFIDSVLLPL, from the coding sequence ATGGAAAATATAATGGTTAAGGGACGTCTTCTTGGCATGGGAAATTTCGCCCATGTGCACTTGGCATACTGCAGGCCCTTTGGCGGCCAATTTGCTGTGAAATCTGTaaattcttctctttcttcttcacttctaaTGGAGGAAACGATTCTTCGACGCCTTCGATGCTCCCCAGATGTTGTTTACTGCTTTGGAGGTTACTCTACCCAGGAAGCTAATGGCGATTCGGCCTACAATCTAGTTCTTGAGTATGCAGCCGGAGGAAGTCTTGGGCGTTTGATGTTTAGCAGGACGAGTGGATCGCCGGAGAGTGAAGTTCAGTGGTATACAAGAATGATTGTTAGGGGTCTCCATGCTGTCCACCGGGAAGGGTTCGTCCACTGTGATCTGAAGCTCAGTAATATGCTTCTCTTCCCTACTGAAGATGGTAGGTGGAGGGTTAAGATCGCTGATTTTGGACTGTCTAAAAGGTTTGGAAGGGAGGAGTTCTGCCGGCCGCTCACGTTTCGGGGCACTGCAAATTACATGTCGCCGGAATCTATTGTGTACAGTGAAAACGAGGCGCCTCTGGATATATGGTGTCTTGGGTGCATGGTGATCGAGATGTTTACTGGTAAACCAACTTGGGAGAATTGCCAGGACGAGAATGACTTGATTCTTCATATAGTGTTTTGGAGACAAGTTCCTCTGATACCTGAAAATATATCAGAAGAGGCTAAGGATTTTTTGAAGAAGTGTCTGGCAAGGGATCCGTCCCAAAGATGGACTGCTGAAATGCTGTTGACTCATCCGTTTATTGACTCAGTTCTGCTGCCTTTATAG
- the LOC117926958 gene encoding magnesium transporter MRS2-4 isoform X1 — MGKGPFSFRRTSSRRRLKKAPEGPSPPAPPPPMMIEASLSPNNQTANTSIAAASGSGGGAGGKAKKKTGGARLWMRFDRCGQSELLECDKSTIIRRAAIPARDLRILGPVFSHSSNILAREKAMVVNLEFIKAIVTAEEVLLLDPLRQEVLPFVDQLRQQLPHKSPFRMHGASPLDTQENEMQFSTGGQWLPVPDSEGLQNELPFEFQVLEIALEVVCTYLDTNVAELERDAYPVLDELARNVSTKNLEHVRSLKSNLTRLLARVQKVRDELEHLLDDNEDMADLYLTRKWIQNQQNEALLGAAVSNSLITPAPYLPRLSSHRSVSLATSNFVDDDDVEDLEMLLEAYFMQLDGTRNKILSVREYIDDTEDYVNIQLDNQRNELIQLQLTLTIASFAIAVETLIAGLFGMNIPCPLYEMHGVFNPFVGCVTAGCILLFLLVLGYARWKKLLGS; from the exons GGGGCCGTTCTCATTTCGCCGGACCTCCAGTCGCCGCCGCCTCAAGAAGGCGCCAGAGGGCCCCTCTCCCCCGGCGCCTCCGCCTCCGATGATGATCGAGGCATCCTTGTCGCCCAATAATCAGACCGCGAACACCTCGATCGCGGCCGCGTCTGGCAGTGGTGGTGGAGCAGGGGGAAAGGCGAAAAAGAAGACCGGTGGAGCAAGGTTGTGGATGCGGTTCGACCGGTGCGGGCAGTCGGAGTTGCTGGAATGTGATAAGAGCACGATCATCAGGCGGGCGGCGATTCCGGCAAGGGATTTGAGAATTCTCGGCCCTGTCTTCTCTCATTCCTCTAATATTCTTG CTAGGGAAAAGGCCATGGTTGTCAATCTAGAGTTCATAAAGGCTATAGTTACAGCTGAAGAAGTGTTGTTGCTAGATCCTCTTCGACAGGAGGTTCTTCCATTTGTGGATCAGCTAAGACAACAACTTCCTCATAAAAGCCCATTTAGAATGCATGGGGCAAGCCCTCTGGATACACAAGAGAATGAAATGCAGTTTTCGACGGGTGGTCAATGGTTACCTGTTCCTGACTCTGAAGGGTTGCAGAATGAGCTTCCGTTTGAGTTTCAGGTTCTGGAGATTGCATTAGAGGTTGTCTGTACATATCTTGACACCAATGTGGCAGAACTGGAGAGAGATGCTTACCCTGTCCTGGATGAGCTGGCCAGGAACGTTAGCACCAAGAATCTTGAACATGTCCGGAGTTTAAAAAGCAATCTTACACGCCTTCTCGCCCGAGTGCAAAAG GTGAGGGATGAACTTGAACACCTTTTAGATGACAATGAGGACATGGCAGATTTATACTTAACAAGGAAGTGGATCCAGAATCAGCAAAATGAGGCTTTGTTGGGAGCTGCAGTATCCAATAGTCTCATCACTCCGGCACCCTATCTTCCAAGACTCAGTTCTCACAGGAGTGTGAGTTTGGCAACTAGCAACTTtgtggatgatgatgatgtggAGGATCTGGAGATGTTGCTTGAGGCATACTTCATGCAGCTGGACGGGACTCGTAACAAGATATTGTCT GTTCGGGAGTATATTGATGATACAGAAGACTATGTTAACATCCAACTGGACAACCAGCGAAACGAACTCATTCAACTCCAATTGACCTTGACCATTGCATCATTTGCTATAGCCGTTGAAACTCTGATTGCTGGGTTATTTGGTATGAACATCCCTTGTCCATTATACGAAATGCATGGGGTCTTCAACCCCTTCGTTGGATGTGTCACAGCTGGTTGTATATTGCTATTCCTGCTTGTTCTAGGGTACGCCAGATGGAAGAAGCTGCTGGGTTCATGA